In a genomic window of Lonchura striata isolate bLonStr1 chromosome 4, bLonStr1.mat, whole genome shotgun sequence:
- the LOC144246166 gene encoding serine/threonine-protein kinase pim-1-like codes for MATGQQRQRQELYLWGPQLGSGGFSTVYSGIRLSDGSPVAIKRVARESVLQWDELPDGTRVPLEVVLMEKVGSGCQNIIQLLDWFELPDSFVLVLERPEASQDLLQFLQEQGCLCEEQARWLFCQVLEAVRHCTACGVLHRDIKPENLLVNPESGHLKLIDFGCGTFLQERAFTGFAGTRVYSPPEWIWLGCYHGHAATIWSLGVLLYVMVCGSLPFQDEPDIVLGKLVFRQQLSPELQHLIRWCLAKHPADRPELEEISCHPWVRGRRFSSEAVQLQVHTLSEPSTAH; via the exons ggcaacagaggcagcggcaggagctgtacctgtggggcccgcagctgggcagcggcggcttcaGCACCGTCTACTCGGGCATCCGCCTCTCGGACGGGAGCCCG gtggccatcaaacgcgtggcccgggagagcgtcctgcagtgggacgagctg cccgacggcacccgcgtgcccttggaggtggtgctcatggagaaggtgggctctggctgccagaATATCATCCAGCTCCTCGATTGGTTTGAGCTGCCGGACAGCTTTGTGCTAGTGCTGGAGCGTCCGGAGGCATCGCAGGatctcctgcagttcctgcaggagcagggctgcctgtgcgaggagcaggcgcgctggcttttctgccaggtgctggaggccgtgcggcactgCACCGCCTGCGGCGTCCTGCACCGGGACATCAAGCCAGAGAACCTCCTGGTGAACCCGGAGAGCGGCCACCTGAAGCTCATTGACTTCGGCTGCggcaccttcctccaggagcggGCCTTCACGGGGTTTGCCG GAACGCGCGTGTACAGCCCGCCCGAGTGGATCTGGCTCGGCTGCTACCACGGCCACGCGGCCaccatctggtccctgggcgtgctgctgtacgtcatggtctgcgggagcctccccttccaggatgagcctgacatcgtgctgggcaagctcgtcttccggcagcagctctctccag agctccagcacctgatccgatggtgtttggccaagcaccctgcggacaggccggagctggaggagatctcATGCCACCCTTGGGTGCGGGGCCGGCGCTTTTCAT CTGAGGCAGTGCAGCTCCAGGTTCACACATTATCAGAACCTTCGACTGctcattaa
- the LOC144246170 gene encoding serine/threonine-protein kinase pim-1-like: MATGHRSLNWSSHHWSSSSTETAAMSWPGLMDDGKAKQVLFQGFKYSFDPVPRRIHLEQVSSCETNRDRVCWVKNGDRLSETCQPAERAEPVDRSPSSLGLWDFNNTGAILTLDVARESPEVQLGAQTGQQRQRQELYLWGPQLGSGGFSTVYSGIRLSDGSPVAIKRVARESVLQWDELPDGTRVPLEVVLMEKVGSGCQNIIQLLDWFELPDSFVLVLERPEASQDLLQLLQEQGCLCEEQARWLFCQVLEAVRHCTACGVLHRDIKPENLLVNPESGHLKLIDFGCGTFLQERAFTGFAGTRVYSPPEWIWLGCYHGHAATIWSLGVLLYVMVCGSLPFQDEPDIVLGKLVFRQQLSPELQHLIRWCLAKHPADRPELEEISCHPWVRGRRF; the protein is encoded by the exons ATGGCCACAG GTCACAGATCCCTCAACTGGAGCTCACaccactggagttccagcagcacagaaacagcagcgaTGTCCTGGCCTGGTCTCATGGATGATGGGAAGGCAAAGCAGGTTCTATTTCAGGGTTTCAAGTACAGTTTTGATCCTGTTCCTCGCAGAATACATCTGGAGCAGGTGTCCAGCTGTGAGACAAACAGAGACAgggtgtgctgggtgaagaATGGTGAT aggctcagtgagacCTGTCAGCCTGCGGAAAGAGCAGAGCCCGTGGACaggtctcccagctcccttggactCTGGGACTTCAACAACACAGGCGCCATCCTGACCCTTGACGTGGCAAGGGAAAGCCCAGAAGTCCAACTGGGAGCCCAGACCG ggcaacagaggcagcggcaggagctgtacctgtggggcccgcagctgggcagcggcggcttcaGCACCGTCTACTCGGGCATCCGCCTCTCGGACGGGAGCCCG gtggccatcaaacgcgtggcccgggagagcgtcctgcagtgggacgagctg cccgacggcacccgcgtgcccttggaggtggtgctcatggagaaggtgggctctggctgccagaATATCATCCAGCTCCTCGATTGGTTTGAGCTGCCGGACAGCTTTGTGCTAGTGCTGGAGCGTCCGGAGGCATCGCaggatctcctgcagctcctgcaggagcagggctgcctgtgcgaggagcaggcgcgctggcttttctgccaggtgctggaggccgtgcggcactgCACCGCCTGCGGCGTCCTGCACCGGGACATCAAGCCAGAGAACCTCCTGGTGAACCCGGAGAGCGGCCACCTGAAGCTCATTGACTTCGGCTGCggcaccttcctccaggagcggGCCTTCACGGGCTTTGCCG GAACGCGCGTGTACAGCCCGCCCGAGTGGATCTGGCTCGGCTGCTACCACGGCCACGCGGCCaccatctggtccctgggcgtgctgctgtacgtcatggtctgcgggagcctccccttccaggatgagcctgacatcgtgctgggcaagctcgtcttccggcagcagctctctccag agctccagcacctgatccgatggtgtttggccaagcaccctgcggacaggccggagctggaggagatctcATGCCACCCTTGGGTGCGGGGCCGGCGCTTTTGA
- the LOC144246169 gene encoding serine/threonine-protein kinase pim-1-like: MATGQQRQRQELYLWGPQLGSGGFSTVYSGIRLSDGSPVAIKRVARESVLQWDELPDGTRVPLEVVLMEKVGSGCQNIIQLLDWFELPDSFVLVLERLEASQDLLQFLQEQGCLCEEQARWLFCQVLEAVRHCTACGVLHRDIKPENLLVNPESGHLKLIDFGCGTFLQERAFTGFAGTRVYSPPKWIWLGCYHGHAATIWSLGVLLYVMVCGSLPFQDEPDIVLGKLVFRQQLSPELQHLIRWCLAKHPADRPELEEISCHPWVRGRRF; the protein is encoded by the exons ATGGCCACAG ggcaacagaggcagcggcaggagctgtacctgtggggcccgcagctgggcagcggcggcttcaGCACCGTCTACTCGGGCATCCGCCTCTCGGACGGGAGCCCG gtggccatcaaacgcgtggcccgggagagcgtcctgcagtgggacgagctg cccgacggcacccgcgtgcccttggaggtggtgctcatggagaaggtgggctctggctgccagaATATCATCCAGCTCCTCGATTGGTTTGAGCTGCCGGACAGCTTTGTGCTAGTGCTGGAGCGTCTGGAGGCATCGCAGGatctcctgcagttcctgcaggagcagggctgcctgtgcgaggagcaggcgcgctggcttttctgccaggtgctggaggccgtgcggcactgCACCGCCTGCGGCGTCCTGCACCGGGACATCAAGCCAGAGAACCTCCTGGTGAACCCGGAGAGCGGCCACCTGAAGCTCATTGACTTCGGCTGCggcaccttcctccaggagcggGCCTTCACGGGGTTTGCCG GAACGCGCGTGTACAGCCCGCCCAAGTGGATCTGGCTCGGCTGCTACCACGGCCACGCGGCCaccatctggtccctgggcgtgctgctgtacgtcatggtctgcgggagcctccccttccaggatgagcctgacatcgtgctgggcaagctcgtcttccggcagcagctctctccag agctccagcacctgatccgatggtgtttggccaagcaccctgcggacaggccggagctggaggagatctcATGCCACCCTTGGGTGCGGGGCCGGCGCTTTTGA
- the LOC144246167 gene encoding serine/threonine-protein kinase pim-1-like, with protein MATGQQRQRQELYLWGPQLGSGGFSTVYSGIRLSDGSPVAIKRVARESVLQWDELPDGTRVPLEVVLMEKVGSGCQNIIQLLDWFELPDSFVLVLERPEASQDLLQFLQEQGCLCEEQARWLFCQVLEAVRHCTACGVLHRDIKPENLLVNPESGHLKLIDFGCGTFLQERAFTGFAGTRVYSPPEWIWLGCYHGHAATIWSLGVLLYVMVCGSLPFQDEPDIVLGKLVFRQQLSPELQHLIRWCLAKHPADRPELEEISCHPWVRGRRFSSEAVQLQVHTLSEPSTAH; from the exons ATGGCCACAG ggcaacagaggcagcggcaggagctgtacctgtggggcccgcagctgggcagcggcggcttcaGCACCGTCTACTCGGGCATCCGCCTCTCGGACGGGAGCCCG gtggccatcaaacgcgtggcccgggagagcgtcctgcagtgggacgagctg cccgacggcacccgcgtgcccttggaggtggtgctcatggagaaggtgggctctggctgccagaATATCATCCAGCTCCTCGATTGGTTTGAGCTGCCGGACAGCTTTGTGCTAGTGCTGGAGCGTCCGGAGGCATCGCAGGatctcctgcagttcctgcaggagcagggctgcctgtgcgaggagcaggcgcgctggcttttctgccaggtgctggaggccgtgcggcactgCACCGCCTGCGGCGTCCTGCACCGGGACATCAAGCCAGAGAACCTCCTGGTGAACCCGGAGAGCGGCCACCTGAAGCTCATTGACTTCGGCTGCggcaccttcctccaggagcggGCCTTCACGGGGTTTGCCG GAACGCGCGTGTACAGCCCGCCCGAGTGGATCTGGCTCGGCTGCTACCACGGCCACGCGGCCaccatctggtccctgggcgtgctgctgtacgtcatggtctgcgggagcctccccttccaggatgagcctgacatcgtgctgggcaagctcgtcttccggcagcagctctctccag agctccagcacctgatccgatggtgtttggccaagcaccctgcggacaggccggagctggaggagatctcATGCCACCCTTGGGTGCGGGGCCGGCGCTTTTCAT CTGAGGCAGTGCAGCTCCAGGTTCACACATTATCAGAACCTTCGACTGctcattaa